The proteins below come from a single Vitis vinifera cultivar Pinot Noir 40024 chromosome 9, ASM3070453v1 genomic window:
- the LOC109123096 gene encoding cuscuta receptor 1, protein MIPNMEYLNLSNNGFEGILPSSIAEMISLRVLDLSANNFSGEVPKQLLATKHLAILKLSNNKFHGEIFSRDFNLTQLGILYLDNNQFTGTLSNVISRSSSLRVLDVSNNYMSGEIPSQIGNMTYLTTLVLSNNSFKGKLPLEISQLQGLEFLDVSQNAISGSLPSLKSMEYLKHLHLQGNMFTGLIPRDFLNSSNLLTLDMRDNRLFGSIPNSIFALLEIRILLLRGNLFSGFIPNHLCHLTEISLMDLSNNSFSGPIPRCFGHIRFGEMKKEENVFGQFIEFEYRWKSLAYAGYLVKDLGSSSLIYNEKDEVEFVTKNRRDSYKGGILEFMSGLDLSCNNLTGEIPHELGMLSSIRALNLSHNQLNGSIPKSFSNFSLIESLDLSYNNLGGEIPLELVELNFLAVFSVAYNNISGRVPDTKAQFGTFDESSYEGNPFLCGAPLKRKCNTSIEPPCAPSQSFESEAKWYDINHVVFFASFTTSYIMILLGFATILYMNPYWRHRWFNFIEECMYSCYYFAFDSLSKLSTYLYN, encoded by the coding sequence ATGATTCCAAATATGGAATATCTAAATTTATCCAACAATGGTTTTGAAGGTATTCTCCCATCCTCGATAGCTGAAATGATTTCCTTAAGGGTGTTGGATTTGTCTGCCAATAATTTCTCAGGAGAAGTACCAAAGCAGTTGCTTGCAACAAAACATTTGGCGAttctaaaattatcaaataataaatttcatggtGAAATATTTTCAAGGGACTTTAACTTGACTCAGTTGGGAATTTTGTATTTGGACAATAATCAGTTCACGGGAACTCTGTCAAATGTAATCTCCAGAAGCTCTTCATTGAGGGTGTTGGATGTGAGCAACAACTACATGTCAGGTGAAATTCCAAGCCAGATAGGCAACATGACCTATTTGACTACACTGGTGTTAAGCAACAATAGTTTTAAAGGCAAATTACCACTTGAGATTTCTCAATTGCAAGGGTTGGAGTTTCTTGACGTTTCTCAAAACGCTATTTCGGGATCTCTTCCTTCTTTGAAGAGCATGGAGTATTTAAAGCATCTACATTTGCAAGGGAACATGTTTACAGGATTAATACCTAGAGattttctcaattcctcaaatCTATTGACTTTGGATATGCGAGATAACAGGTTATTTGGAAGTATTCCCAATTCAATCTTTGCACTTTTGGAGATAAGGATTCTTTTGCTAAGAGGAAACCTTTTCAGTGGTTTCATTCCAAATCATCTTTGTCATTTGACTGAAATAAGCTTGATGGATCTTTCAAACAACTCTTTTTCAGGGCCAATTCCCAGATGCTTTGGCCATATCCGATTTGGGGAGATGAAAAAGGAGGAGAACGTGTTTGGACAATTCATTGAATTTGAGTATAGATGGAAGTCTCTTGCATATGCAGGTTACTTGGTGAAAGATTTGGGCTCCTCGAGTTTAATATATaatgaaaaagatgaagttgagTTTGTCACCAAGAACAGGCGTGACTCCTACAAAGGTGGCATCCTTGAATTCATGTCTGGATTGGATTTATCATGTAACAACTTGACAGGCGAAATACCTCATGAACTTGGAATGCTAAGTTCGATTCGTGCATTGAACTTGTCTCACAATCAATTGAATGGCTCAATTCCAAAGagtttctccaatttttctctAATAGAGAGCTTAGACCTTTCTTATAATAATTTGGGTGGAGAAATTCCTCTAGAGCTAGTTGAACTCAATTTTTTAGCGGTGTTTAGTGTGGCTTATAACAACATCTCTGGTAGAGTTCCAGATACCAAAGCACAATTTGGGACATTTGATGAAAGCAGCTATGAAGGCAATCCTTTTCTTTGTGGGGCACCATTAAAGAGAAAATGTAACACAAGTATTGAGCCACCATGCGCACCATCACAATCTTTTGAAAGTGAGGCAAAATGGTATGATATCAATCATGTTGTTTTCTTTGCAAGTTTTACTACTTCATATATCATGATCTTGTTAGGATTTGCTACCATCCTTTACATGAATCCTTATTGGCGTCATAGATGGTTCAATTTTATTGAGGAATGTATGTATTCCTGCTATTATTTTGCTTTTGATAGTCTTTCCAAGTTATcaacatatttgtataattag